A portion of the Rhinolophus sinicus isolate RSC01 linkage group LG03, ASM3656204v1, whole genome shotgun sequence genome contains these proteins:
- the LOC109458772 gene encoding LOW QUALITY PROTEIN: uroplakin-3b-like protein 1 (The sequence of the model RefSeq protein was modified relative to this genomic sequence to represent the inferred CDS: deleted 3 bases in 2 codons; substituted 2 bases at 2 genomic stop codons), whose amino-acid sequence MGMELPGSPPDXAXLEIPGKALTPLSDWARRAGLCPPAAVWGVGLVVLLSLFSLLPTGPEHISYVPQLSSATLAAKLTQTTFTLEQPQGQFNHLNISDFDPIWLVVARSNAAQNITAPQRVEDSPVPADLPQRGYYLTLMANRALYPGGQPGNQLRVLRVGNDTRCSPKTRGCNHPLPGPGPYRVKFLVMNDRGPLAETEWSSETRLQQAEALQATPGPRSAGALVIIAVLSVLLAVILTALLALLIYTCYDTCGSTPISGPGESVFMRRYNPHHMFSPPAVRGS is encoded by the exons ATGGGCATGGAGTTGCCAGGGAGCCCTCCTGACTAA GCCTGATTGGAGATCCCAGGAAAAGCCCTAACTCCTCTCTCAGACTGGGCTCGCAGGGCAGGGCTGTGCCCTCCCGCTGCAGTCTGGGGTGTG GGCTTGGTTGTCCTGCTGAGCCTCTTCTCTCTGCTGCCCACCGGCCCAGAGCACATCAGCTACGTGCCCCAGCTCTCAAGTGCCACCCTGGCGGCGAAACTCACCCAGACCACCTTCACTTTGGAGCAGCCGCAGGGCCAGTTCAATCACCTCAACATCTCCGACTTTGACCCCATCTGGCTGGTGGTGGCCCGCAGCAACG CTGCCCAGAACATCACTGCCCCACAGAGGGTGGAGGACTCTCCGGTCCCTGCCGACCTCCCCCAGAGGGGTTACTACCTCACGCTGATGGCCAACCGGGCGCTCTATCCAGGTGGCCAGCCTGGCAACCAGCTCCGGGTCCTCCGCGTTGGCAATGACACCAGATGCTCCCCAAAGACAAGGGGATGCAACCACCCCCTGCCGGGCCCAGGCCCCTACCG AGTGAAGTTCCTGGTAATGAATGACAGAGGACCCTTGGCTGAGACAGAGTGGTCCAGTGAGACCCGTCTGCAGCAAG cGGAGGCACTGCAGGCTACCCCCGGGCCACGGAGTGCAGGTGCACTGGTCATCATTGCCGTCCTGTCGGTCCTGCTGGCTGTCATCCTCACCGCCCTCCTCGCCCTGCTCATCTACACCTG CTATGACACCTGTGGGAGCACCCCCATTTCGGGACCAGGGGAGTCAGTGTTCATGAGAAGATATAACCCCCACCACATGTTTAGCCCTCCAGCTGTGAGGGGCTCCTGA